Proteins from a genomic interval of Anolis sagrei isolate rAnoSag1 chromosome 1, rAnoSag1.mat, whole genome shotgun sequence:
- the LOC132763311 gene encoding membrane-spanning 4-domains subfamily A member 15-like encodes MVQPDTLAVADLRDLLRMPSGTVVFLPPNGANVYQAAQGAPGTTIIQAPGTVQYVQYGGQQLGTSSNSSQQDPQVGLLQNFLKAEAKTLGAIQIFIGLMHIILGAISATFPASNYIFLVVYTGYVFWGAVFFIISGSLSVSAEKRLTPGLVKCSVGMNITSAIITIAGIILLILELAINSTMPDSDESTNLVYYYWIQSVGAGISSLLLLLSLLEFSITVSVAHFGCQAACCYKDQQPVVFVPYAVNGGVVAPSEGLSPPPPPAYTVADPSPK; translated from the exons ATGGTGCAGCCAG ATACCTTAGCTGTGGCTGACTTGAGAGATCTTCTGAGAATGCCTAGTGGAACAGTAGTATTCCTTCCCCCAAATGGTGCCAATGTATACCAAGCAGCCCAAGGGGCTCCTGGTACAACTATTATCCAAGCACCAGGGACAGTACAGTATGTACAGTATGGAGGCCAGCAACTGGGAACTTCCAGCAACTCATCTCAACAAGACCCTCAAGTGGGCTTACTTCAGAATTTTCTTAAAGCAGAGGCCAAGACTCTGGGG GCCATCCAGATCTTTATTGGATTGATGCACATTATCTTGGGTGCGATCTCAGCTACTTTTCCGGCTTCAAACTACATATTTTTGGTTGTTTATACAGGCTATGTATTCTGGGGTGCAGTATTT TTCATCATTTCAGGATCCTTGTCTGTATCAGCTGAGAAACGTCTAACCCCTGGATTg GTGAAATGTAGTGTGGGAATGAACATCACGAGTGCTATAATCACAATAGCTGGCATCATTCTGCTGATACTTGAGCTGGCTATAAATTCAACTATGCCTGATTCCGATGAGTCTACAAATCTAGTTTACTATTATTGGATACAA TCAGTAGGTGCTGGTATCTCCAGCCTGCTCCTCTTGTTATCTCTCCTGGAGTTCAGCATCACTGTTTCAGTGGCTCATTTTGGGTGCCAGGCAGCCTGCTGCTACAAGGATCAG CAGCCAGTGGTTTTTGTGCCCTACGCTGTCAACGGAGGTGTTGTGGCTCCCAGTGAgggcctctctcctcctcctcctccagcctaTACTGTTGCAGACCCATCCCCCAAATAA